A single region of the Helicobacter colisuis genome encodes:
- a CDS encoding HNH endonuclease family protein yields the protein MPKLITISSLLLLNNNATINTTKEIIFKMNVALKTNDWSNIQIKQQMPNFETFLQNLENMDSRKIKFILFLYSNIYADFTENANTAKLQIEHILPKQWQNANFNGWNENLHNQYLEQIGNKILLPDKNNIKCSDHFFAKKQDEYKKIIGLKEVYELDIREKKCLKEDIESRNKEIYQRLNDFFSKHI from the coding sequence TTGCCAAAACTGATAACAATATCAAGTTTATTGCTTTTGAATAATAATGCCACCATTAATACCACTAAAGAAATAATCTTTAAAATGAATGTAGCCCTAAAAACTAATGATTGGAGCAATATTCAAATCAAGCAACAAATGCCAAATTTTGAAACCTTTTTACAAAACCTAGAAAATATGGATAGCAGAAAAATAAAATTCATACTCTTTTTATATTCTAATATCTATGCTGATTTTACTGAAAATGCTAATACAGCTAAGCTTCAAATAGAGCATATTTTGCCAAAACAATGGCAAAATGCAAATTTTAATGGTTGGAATGAGAATCTACACAACCAATATTTAGAACAAATTGGCAACAAGATTCTGCTTCCTGATAAGAATAATATCAAATGCTCTGATCACTTTTTTGCAAAAAAGCAAGATGAGTATAAAAAAATCATAGGCTTAAAAGAAGTTTATGAATTGGACATAAGAGAGAAAAAATGTCTAAAAGAAGATATTGAATCTAGAAACAAAGAAATCTATCAAAGATTAAATGATTTCTTTAGCAAACATATCTAA